One genomic region from Mesorhizobium terrae encodes:
- a CDS encoding ABC transporter permease yields MWVAAAGLVLVVVVPFTFVILQAIFPELGRGSLAAPFSALAPTLSDPALLRLALNTVGLGIAVAVFSSLIAVPLALFRAWFLVPGAVVWDALMLVPFMIPPYIATLGWIMTLQPRGYLQQLTGFNLAAFLFSVPGMAFVMSLNCFPVVYFAMTRTLAAVGARYADVGRVFGASPWQAFWRITLPLSLPGLAASLLLVFAMAIEEYGTPAALGHRIGFTVLVTEIELRVSDWPVDLSGASIIALVLVLLSFSAFLVQRRLLSARNFQTVSGKPQAIVKRPLGLLAVPVLALFALVAFIAAGAPLLAILATALSRTISGGLAPDNLTLQNFTNIWEDGAGALKALSLSLSLGVATALVTGLLGAIASYIVVKTKVRGRFVLDMLTVIPNALPGVVVAVGLILAWNQPWLPITPYNTSLILLLAYCCILLPQPVRYTTAAFHQIADNLEAAARVAGASSAVAFRRILLPLILPNLVASMLFVFAVATRELVASLLVAPVGVHTVASFIWRQFEQGSVGLGMAMAFVAIILTALIPFLVLSALRRFAMRQDVL; encoded by the coding sequence ATGTGGGTGGCCGCAGCCGGACTTGTCTTGGTCGTGGTGGTGCCCTTCACCTTCGTTATCCTGCAGGCCATTTTTCCGGAACTGGGGCGCGGCTCGCTCGCAGCGCCGTTCTCCGCATTGGCGCCGACCCTGTCCGATCCGGCCTTGCTGCGGCTGGCGCTGAACACGGTGGGGCTCGGCATCGCCGTAGCCGTATTCTCGTCGCTCATCGCGGTGCCGCTTGCCTTGTTCCGCGCCTGGTTCCTCGTGCCGGGCGCGGTGGTGTGGGACGCGCTGATGCTCGTGCCATTCATGATCCCGCCCTATATCGCTACGCTCGGCTGGATCATGACGTTGCAGCCACGCGGCTACCTGCAGCAGCTTACCGGTTTCAATCTCGCTGCCTTCCTGTTCTCCGTCCCTGGCATGGCCTTCGTCATGTCGCTAAATTGCTTTCCCGTCGTCTATTTCGCCATGACGCGAACGCTTGCCGCCGTTGGCGCGCGATATGCCGATGTCGGGCGCGTTTTCGGCGCCTCGCCCTGGCAGGCCTTCTGGCGCATCACATTGCCGCTTTCGCTCCCCGGTCTGGCGGCAAGCCTGCTGTTGGTCTTCGCCATGGCGATCGAGGAATATGGCACGCCGGCGGCGCTCGGCCACCGCATCGGTTTCACCGTGCTGGTGACGGAGATCGAGCTACGCGTCTCGGATTGGCCGGTCGACCTATCTGGCGCCTCTATTATAGCGCTGGTTTTGGTCCTGCTGTCGTTCTCGGCTTTCCTCGTGCAGCGGCGCCTATTGTCGGCCAGGAACTTCCAGACCGTGAGCGGCAAGCCGCAAGCCATAGTCAAGCGGCCGCTGGGCTTGCTCGCAGTGCCGGTGCTCGCGCTGTTTGCGCTGGTCGCCTTCATTGCTGCCGGCGCACCGCTTCTAGCCATCCTTGCCACCGCGCTGTCACGCACCATTTCCGGCGGCCTCGCGCCGGATAACCTGACGCTGCAGAATTTCACTAACATCTGGGAAGACGGCGCCGGCGCGCTCAAGGCTCTTTCGCTGTCCCTCTCGCTCGGCGTTGCCACGGCGTTGGTCACCGGCCTGCTCGGTGCGATTGCCTCATATATCGTGGTCAAGACGAAGGTGCGCGGCCGCTTTGTGCTCGATATGCTCACCGTCATCCCCAATGCACTTCCCGGCGTCGTCGTGGCGGTGGGGCTAATCCTTGCCTGGAACCAGCCGTGGCTACCCATCACGCCCTACAACACCTCGCTGATACTGCTGCTCGCCTATTGCTGCATCCTGCTGCCGCAACCGGTGCGTTACACCACTGCGGCTTTTCACCAGATCGCCGACAATCTCGAAGCTGCGGCGCGGGTAGCCGGCGCTTCGAGCGCGGTGGCATTCCGGCGTATCCTGCTGCCGCTGATCCTGCCCAATCTCGTCGCCTCGATGCTGTTCGTCTTCGCTGTTGCCACACGCGAACTGGTGGCCTCGCTGCTGGTGGCGCCGGTCGGCGTGCACACCGTGGCCAGCTTCATCTGGCGACAGTTCGAGCAGGGCTCGGTCGGCCTCGGCATGGCAATGGCCTTCGTCGCCATCATCCTCACCGCGCTGATCCCATTCCTGGTGCTTTCAGCCCTCCGGCGCTTCGCCATGCGCCAAGATGTGCTGTGA
- a CDS encoding ABC transporter ATP-binding protein yields the protein MSGITGQFAGTAAIELRALAFSYGETAILRNIGLDLERGRTLALLGPSGCGKTTLLRLLAGLLAPTIGTISIGGRLMADANARLFVPPERRGLGMVFQDYALWPHMSVAGNVAFPLEMAGLGRAEIEHRVMAVLDRVGLAPLAARGPGDLSGGQQQRVAIARAIVGEPGLLLFDEPLSNLDRELREALAVDLAALLSDLGVSAVYVTHDQGEAFTIADQVAVMRGGAIIQCAEPQTLVSAPASVEVAEFLKLGTVVEAERQADGAWQLCGTGIHLAPGSEGPAAAARARIMLGRKAIDVLAPEAADANGQVVRALFRGDSYALSVALGEGAARVVVETVSGLRRTVGEKVGLAIEPGGLRWFPAN from the coding sequence ATGTCGGGCATCACAGGTCAATTTGCCGGGACGGCAGCCATCGAGCTGCGCGCGCTTGCGTTCTCCTATGGCGAAACAGCGATCCTACGCAATATCGGCCTCGACCTCGAGCGCGGCCGCACCCTGGCGCTGTTGGGGCCTTCGGGCTGTGGCAAGACCACGCTTCTGCGTCTACTCGCCGGGCTACTCGCCCCGACTATAGGGACGATCTCGATCGGCGGGCGGTTGATGGCCGATGCAAACGCCAGGCTGTTCGTGCCTCCGGAACGGCGCGGGCTCGGCATGGTGTTCCAAGACTATGCGCTCTGGCCGCATATGAGCGTGGCTGGCAATGTCGCCTTTCCGCTGGAGATGGCGGGCCTTGGTCGGGCCGAGATTGAGCACCGCGTCATGGCTGTGCTTGACCGTGTCGGTCTTGCCCCGCTAGCAGCGCGCGGACCGGGCGACCTGTCCGGCGGCCAGCAACAACGTGTTGCGATAGCTCGCGCTATCGTTGGCGAACCGGGGCTGCTGTTGTTCGACGAACCGCTGTCCAACCTCGACCGCGAGCTGCGTGAGGCACTTGCGGTCGATCTCGCCGCGCTTCTTTCCGATCTTGGTGTCAGCGCCGTCTATGTCACCCACGACCAGGGCGAGGCCTTCACCATCGCAGACCAGGTCGCCGTCATGCGGGGCGGTGCGATCATCCAGTGCGCCGAACCGCAGACGCTGGTCTCCGCCCCTGCCAGCGTCGAGGTAGCGGAATTCCTGAAGCTCGGCACGGTGGTCGAGGCCGAGCGACAGGCAGACGGTGCATGGCAACTTTGCGGCACCGGCATCCATTTGGCGCCAGGATCGGAAGGTCCGGCTGCAGCCGCCCGCGCGCGCATCATGCTGGGCCGCAAGGCGATCGATGTGCTTGCCCCGGAGGCGGCAGATGCAAACGGCCAAGTGGTACGCGCGCTGTTCCGCGGCGATTCCTATGCACTGTCGGTTGCGCTTGGCGAAGGGGCTGCGCGCGTCGTGGTCGAAACCGTCAGCGGATTGCGCCGCACCGTCGGCGAGAAGGTCGGGCTCGCCATCGAGCCCGGGGGACTTCGCTGGTTTCCGGCGAATTGA
- a CDS encoding methyltransferase: MPAGVAAARTGTGGALPRSELVEGDFFESVPSADTYILKKVIHDWDDERAAIILKNCRTAMTANGKVLVAETIIPAGNDPHPIKVLDVTMLTVPGGLERTEGQFAKLLSVAGLRLERVIATKAPISILEARAA; encoded by the coding sequence CTGCCCGCGGGGGTCGCTGCCGCACGAACGGGAACCGGAGGCGCATTGCCCCGTAGCGAGCTCGTCGAGGGTGACTTCTTTGAGAGTGTGCCTTCGGCGGATACCTATATCCTAAAAAAGGTCATCCACGATTGGGACGATGAACGCGCTGCCATAATCCTGAAAAACTGCCGAACGGCCATGACGGCAAATGGGAAAGTTCTCGTTGCCGAGACCATCATTCCCGCTGGTAACGATCCTCATCCCATCAAGGTGCTGGATGTGACGATGCTGACGGTTCCAGGTGGGCTTGAGCGGACAGAAGGCCAATTTGCAAAACTGCTATCGGTCGCTGGACTGCGCCTAGAGCGGGTAATCGCGACCAAGGCGCCAATTTCGATCCTTGAAGCTCGGGCCGCGTGA
- a CDS encoding cupredoxin domain-containing protein, which produces MSARGWIIAALAGLWIASASSAALADDPTFRIEFRDGAISPLRLEVPARMRIRIELANMGDMPAEFESLELRKEKVVAPHSEAVMVIRTLDPGEYPFFDDFHPGAAPAVLVAK; this is translated from the coding sequence ATGTCGGCGCGCGGGTGGATCATCGCAGCCCTGGCCGGACTGTGGATTGCATCAGCATCATCGGCCGCGCTGGCCGACGACCCGACCTTCAGGATCGAATTCAGGGACGGCGCCATCTCACCGCTTCGCCTAGAGGTGCCCGCCAGGATGCGCATTCGGATCGAGTTGGCAAACATGGGGGATATGCCGGCTGAGTTCGAGAGCCTGGAACTGCGCAAGGAAAAGGTCGTTGCGCCGCATTCCGAGGCTGTGATGGTCATTCGCACACTCGACCCCGGCGAATACCCCTTTTTCGACGATTTCCACCCCGGCGCGGCGCCAGCCGTTCTCGTTGCGAAGTAG
- a CDS encoding FTR1 family iron permease, with protein sequence MGTQDFNVLFVIWRECIEALLVIGILNAWLGKRPVAERRSGRLWLWSGVVVGLVGAVALAFLLLTVGDALGDDSQEYFQTAIVLLAAALIVQMVFWMRRHGRTLKSELHASLSEVADRSNWFGVFALATLAVLREGSEAAVFLYGTMAGVSASNFGAAIAAVLGIVAALATYWLLQIGGKILSWRTFFRVTEVMLLFLAASLLLSGIDHLISLGLLPSLSGRLWDTSPLLPDSGMAGGVISGLTGYRARPVMIELLAFAAYWTLVIWLLNRPRAAQPA encoded by the coding sequence ATGGGCACGCAAGATTTCAATGTCCTGTTCGTTATCTGGCGAGAGTGCATCGAGGCGCTGCTCGTCATCGGCATTCTCAATGCTTGGCTCGGGAAGCGCCCTGTCGCCGAACGCCGGTCGGGACGGTTATGGCTGTGGTCCGGGGTTGTCGTCGGTCTGGTGGGAGCCGTCGCGCTCGCGTTTCTACTTTTGACGGTAGGCGACGCATTGGGTGACGACTCGCAGGAGTATTTCCAGACAGCCATCGTTCTGCTCGCCGCCGCCCTTATCGTCCAGATGGTATTCTGGATGCGCAGGCATGGCCGCACGCTGAAATCCGAACTCCACGCCTCACTGAGCGAGGTCGCGGACCGGTCGAACTGGTTTGGCGTGTTCGCCCTGGCAACGCTGGCCGTGCTGCGCGAGGGCAGCGAGGCCGCGGTGTTCCTCTATGGGACCATGGCTGGCGTTTCCGCTTCGAATTTCGGAGCCGCGATCGCGGCCGTCCTAGGCATCGTCGCCGCGCTTGCCACCTATTGGCTGCTCCAGATCGGCGGCAAGATCCTGTCGTGGCGGACATTCTTCCGGGTGACCGAGGTGATGCTTCTGTTTCTGGCTGCATCCCTACTCCTCTCAGGCATCGACCATCTGATTTCGCTCGGCCTGTTGCCCTCGCTGTCGGGGCGACTATGGGATACCTCGCCGCTGCTACCGGACAGCGGCATGGCGGGTGGCGTCATTTCCGGCCTCACCGGTTACCGCGCCCGCCCTGTGATGATCGAACTGCTCGCCTTCGCGGCATACTGGACTTTGGTGATATGGTTGCTCAACCGACCCCGTGCAGCCCAGCCGGCTTGA
- a CDS encoding 4Fe-4S binding protein: protein MVAQPTPCSPAGLSLRSGSHARAATKRAGEWLRDHQNAIRWLQWIIVVAYVLLLIVPVLAPMPTRLSHIWSDAVLFAQFAFWGIWWPFVLVSMVLVGRSWCGLFCPEGALAEAVSRHSLARAIPRWMKWKGWPFVAFACTTIYGQMVSVYQYPKPVIIVLGGSTLAAVTVGFLYGRDKRVWCRYLCPVNGVFALLSKLAPLHYRVDKANWVAWRRVPGGPTPFVNCAPLVPIRTMQGGSACHMCGRCAGFKQAVALEIRSPSHEIVNVAGDEPKPWETFLIVFGLMGLAAGAFQWASSPLYVTARQHIAEWLVEHAGTALIEPRLPWWILTNYPDQNDMMTPLDGALMIAYVLAIACLTTMAVGTALAFATRALGAFQAAPLHHLAQCLIPMAGCGVFLGLSMTTVTLLRREGLSLGFVDAVRACLLLGSALWCLWLAWKVSARYSRSIGRRLVAMVGIAAAVLFGAGNWWLLFWVW from the coding sequence ATGGTTGCTCAACCGACCCCGTGCAGCCCAGCCGGCTTGAGCCTTCGGTCGGGCAGCCACGCAAGAGCCGCTACAAAGCGCGCGGGGGAGTGGCTGCGTGACCATCAGAACGCGATCCGATGGCTTCAATGGATCATCGTTGTGGCCTATGTGCTGCTGTTGATAGTCCCGGTGCTTGCACCGATGCCGACACGGTTGTCGCACATATGGTCCGACGCTGTGCTGTTTGCCCAGTTCGCGTTCTGGGGCATCTGGTGGCCTTTCGTGCTGGTCAGCATGGTCCTGGTCGGCCGTTCGTGGTGCGGCCTGTTCTGCCCGGAAGGCGCACTGGCGGAAGCGGTCAGCCGTCACAGCCTAGCCCGAGCCATACCGCGCTGGATGAAGTGGAAAGGCTGGCCATTCGTCGCCTTCGCTTGCACGACCATCTACGGGCAAATGGTTAGCGTCTACCAATATCCGAAACCAGTCATCATTGTGCTGGGAGGGTCGACGCTCGCCGCCGTGACCGTCGGCTTCCTATACGGTCGCGACAAGCGAGTGTGGTGTCGCTATCTCTGCCCGGTCAATGGCGTCTTTGCGTTGCTGTCGAAGCTCGCGCCACTGCATTACCGCGTCGATAAGGCGAACTGGGTCGCATGGCGTCGTGTGCCTGGTGGGCCCACCCCCTTCGTCAACTGCGCGCCTCTTGTGCCGATCCGTACCATGCAGGGCGGATCGGCCTGTCACATGTGCGGACGCTGCGCCGGGTTCAAACAGGCGGTCGCACTGGAAATCCGCTCTCCATCGCACGAGATCGTCAATGTCGCCGGCGACGAGCCAAAGCCATGGGAAACGTTCCTGATCGTGTTCGGTCTGATGGGGCTGGCGGCCGGTGCATTCCAGTGGGCCTCCAGTCCTCTTTACGTGACGGCTCGGCAGCATATCGCCGAATGGCTGGTCGAGCATGCCGGCACCGCGCTCATCGAACCCCGCCTGCCTTGGTGGATCCTGACCAACTATCCTGACCAGAACGACATGATGACGCCTTTGGACGGCGCCCTCATGATTGCCTATGTGCTGGCGATCGCTTGCCTGACGACCATGGCCGTCGGCACGGCGCTAGCCTTTGCAACGCGCGCGCTCGGGGCGTTCCAGGCCGCCCCTCTCCATCACCTTGCGCAATGCCTGATCCCGATGGCGGGCTGTGGGGTGTTCCTCGGTCTGTCTATGACGACCGTGACGCTGCTGCGCCGCGAAGGCCTGTCGCTCGGCTTCGTTGACGCCGTGCGAGCCTGTCTCCTGCTCGGCTCCGCCCTATGGTGCCTTTGGCTGGCATGGAAGGTTTCCGCCCGCTATTCCCGCTCCATTGGGCGCAGGCTTGTCGCTATGGTCGGCATTGCCGCCGCCGTGCTGTTCGGCGCAGGTAACTGGTGGCTGCTGTTCTGGGTTTGGTGA
- a CDS encoding iron transporter, giving the protein MQSITAALALALLTMGSGSVLAKEIPVGTPHSEAGMEIGAVYLQPIEMEPEGMMRPAKDSDVHLEADIKAGKGNTNGFAEGDWMPYLVVSYELTHVDNGNTQKGDFMPMVANDGPHYGDNVKLDGPGKYKLKLTISPPSANMHAHFGRHVDKETGVGEWFKPFTVDYDFVYAGTGKKGAY; this is encoded by the coding sequence ATGCAATCCATTACAGCGGCGCTTGCACTCGCTCTCCTGACCATGGGGTCCGGCTCGGTTCTGGCGAAAGAAATCCCGGTGGGCACACCTCACTCCGAGGCCGGCATGGAGATCGGCGCGGTCTATCTTCAGCCCATCGAGATGGAGCCGGAAGGGATGATGCGCCCGGCCAAGGATTCCGACGTGCACCTCGAGGCCGACATCAAAGCTGGAAAAGGCAACACGAACGGCTTTGCCGAGGGCGATTGGATGCCCTATCTCGTCGTCTCCTACGAGCTGACCCACGTCGACAATGGCAACACGCAGAAGGGCGATTTCATGCCCATGGTGGCCAATGACGGGCCGCACTATGGCGACAACGTGAAGCTCGATGGACCGGGTAAATATAAGCTGAAGCTGACCATTTCCCCGCCTTCAGCCAATATGCACGCGCATTTCGGCCGTCACGTCGACAAGGAGACCGGCGTCGGCGAGTGGTTCAAGCCATTCACCGTCGACTACGATTTTGTCTACGCCGGAACCGGCAAGAAAGGCGCGTACTGA
- a CDS encoding methyltransferase family protein, whose protein sequence is MSTPSQQILRMGFGFALSQSLRVVAELGIADLLVGGDRSADELSQATRTNAEALYRVMRLLASEGVFREVSPRCFAQTELSATLCSDLASGPRDFVLMINSEPYQAFAQLLYSVQTGEPAFEQVFGAPRFQWLGSHPEQAALFQRAMIAMSQGTNEAVADAYDFSASRCVVDVGGGHGQLLSAILARNATSLEFSLICPRGSLPHEREPEAHCPVASSSRVTSLRVCLRRIPIS, encoded by the coding sequence ATGAGTACACCGTCTCAGCAAATCCTGCGCATGGGCTTCGGGTTCGCGCTTTCGCAATCTTTGCGCGTCGTTGCCGAACTAGGCATCGCTGATCTTCTTGTCGGAGGCGACCGCTCGGCAGACGAGTTATCCCAAGCCACCCGAACGAATGCCGAGGCACTCTATCGCGTCATGCGTCTGCTGGCCAGCGAAGGCGTGTTTCGCGAAGTATCGCCGCGCTGCTTCGCGCAAACCGAACTGAGCGCGACGCTTTGCTCCGATCTGGCGTCTGGCCCGCGCGATTTCGTATTGATGATCAACAGCGAACCCTATCAGGCCTTCGCGCAGCTTCTCTATTCTGTTCAAACAGGTGAGCCTGCCTTCGAACAGGTCTTTGGAGCCCCGAGGTTCCAATGGCTCGGGTCCCACCCTGAGCAAGCAGCGCTCTTCCAACGTGCGATGATCGCGATGAGCCAAGGCACCAACGAAGCTGTGGCTGACGCCTATGATTTTAGCGCATCCCGCTGCGTTGTTGACGTCGGGGGAGGGCACGGGCAGCTCCTTTCGGCCATCCTGGCCCGTAACGCCACCTCACTGGAATTCTCTTTGATCTGCCCGCGGGGGTCGCTGCCGCACGAACGGGAACCGGAGGCGCATTGCCCCGTAGCGAGCTCGTCGAGGGTGACTTCTTTGAGAGTGTGCCTTCGGCGGATACCTATATCCTAA
- a CDS encoding extracellular solute-binding protein: MRISLFVMSTLAGLALSASTALADITVYTAGPAKLIEDLAAGFTASTGVKVNIFQATTGKVMARIESEAANPVVDVLISASWDTATDFAKRGWLVPYTSPNATSVPDFLKSDTAVAQGVSALAIAWNPKSGTPKPADWSDLAKADYKDLVNIPDPAQSGSSFELTAALEAESGWKLFEALKGNGAAVAGANAEALNPVLQGAKAAVFGAVDYISLAGRKKGESIEVIFPASGTVIAPRPMMILNWSKQQDDAKRFVDYVLSDEGQTKVAAIELMPARADIKADRPLVGDLKVLKIDTDAVYSKRKDTLAKFNAIFAN; the protein is encoded by the coding sequence ATGCGCATTTCCCTTTTTGTGATGTCGACCTTGGCGGGCTTGGCGCTTTCTGCTTCGACAGCGCTGGCCGACATTACAGTCTACACGGCTGGCCCGGCCAAGCTGATCGAAGATCTCGCCGCTGGCTTCACCGCCAGCACCGGCGTGAAGGTCAATATCTTCCAGGCCACCACCGGCAAGGTCATGGCCCGTATCGAATCGGAGGCCGCCAATCCGGTCGTCGACGTGTTGATCTCAGCCTCCTGGGACACGGCCACCGACTTCGCCAAGCGCGGCTGGTTGGTGCCCTATACCAGCCCGAACGCAACCTCAGTGCCCGATTTCCTGAAGTCCGACACCGCGGTTGCCCAAGGGGTCTCAGCGCTCGCTATCGCCTGGAACCCCAAGAGCGGCACGCCGAAGCCGGCCGATTGGAGCGACCTTGCCAAGGCAGACTACAAGGATCTGGTCAACATCCCTGACCCGGCACAGTCCGGCTCGTCCTTCGAGCTGACTGCCGCGCTTGAGGCCGAGAGCGGCTGGAAACTGTTTGAGGCGCTGAAAGGCAATGGGGCTGCCGTTGCCGGCGCCAATGCAGAGGCTCTTAATCCCGTGCTGCAGGGTGCCAAGGCTGCTGTCTTCGGCGCCGTCGACTACATCTCGCTCGCCGGCCGCAAGAAGGGCGAATCGATCGAAGTCATCTTCCCGGCTTCCGGCACGGTGATCGCACCACGGCCGATGATGATCCTCAACTGGTCGAAGCAGCAAGACGACGCCAAGCGCTTCGTCGACTATGTTCTGTCCGATGAAGGCCAGACCAAGGTTGCCGCCATCGAGCTGATGCCGGCGCGCGCCGACATTAAAGCCGACCGACCGCTCGTCGGTGACCTCAAGGTGCTGAAGATCGACACCGACGCCGTCTACTCCAAGCGCAAGGACACGCTGGCCAAGTTCAACGCCATCTTCGCCAACTAG
- a CDS encoding carbohydrate ABC transporter permease, which yields MSAAVADVSPQTSSRQSSTAERRIVRNGLLFVAPATLLLLATYVLPMIFLAGFSLTDYRLGALSARFVGIDNFVKAFGDEVFMRSLKNTVVYALIVIPFGLFLALGAALLVHGRKRSRTFWEAAYFLPVTATLVAMATVWQFLLHPSLGPVNAAIKWFGFAPVGFLSDPALLIPTMAIIGVWQILGFNMVLFLAGLTAIPKDMYEAARLDGARSPIDRFLTVTWPMLGPTTMFVVVTTSISAFKVFETVAVLTKGRFQSETLLFDLYLEGFEYSNTGYAAALTLIFLVIVLVMSIWQTVHMDRKVHY from the coding sequence ATGAGCGCGGCGGTTGCAGACGTATCGCCTCAGACCAGTTCCCGGCAGTCGTCCACCGCCGAGCGGCGCATCGTGCGCAACGGCCTGCTGTTTGTCGCGCCGGCAACGCTGCTTCTGCTCGCAACCTATGTGCTGCCGATGATCTTCCTCGCCGGCTTTTCGTTGACCGACTATCGGCTTGGCGCGCTTTCGGCGCGGTTTGTCGGCATCGACAATTTTGTCAAGGCGTTTGGCGACGAAGTCTTCATGCGCTCTCTGAAGAACACTGTCGTCTATGCACTCATCGTCATTCCCTTCGGCCTGTTCCTGGCCCTTGGCGCGGCGCTGCTGGTCCATGGCCGCAAACGCAGCCGCACCTTCTGGGAAGCAGCCTACTTCCTGCCGGTGACCGCGACGCTGGTGGCGATGGCGACGGTGTGGCAGTTCCTTCTGCATCCCTCGCTCGGGCCGGTCAATGCGGCGATCAAATGGTTTGGTTTCGCACCCGTCGGTTTCCTGTCCGATCCAGCGCTGCTTATTCCAACCATGGCCATTATCGGTGTCTGGCAGATCCTCGGCTTCAACATGGTGCTGTTCTTGGCCGGGCTGACCGCGATCCCGAAGGATATGTACGAAGCGGCCCGCCTGGATGGCGCCAGAAGCCCGATCGACCGATTCCTGACAGTGACCTGGCCGATGCTCGGCCCGACGACGATGTTCGTCGTTGTCACCACCTCGATATCGGCCTTCAAGGTGTTCGAAACGGTGGCCGTGCTGACCAAGGGGCGGTTCCAATCGGAGACGTTGCTCTTCGATCTCTATCTCGAAGGCTTCGAATATTCGAACACCGGCTATGCCGCCGCACTGACCCTGATCTTCCTCGTCATCGTGCTCGTCATGTCGATCTGGCAGACGGTGCATATGGACCGCAAGGTGCATTACTGA
- a CDS encoding ABC transporter ATP-binding protein, which yields MAPQSLELSRISKNFGQGDVLKGIDLSIRPGEFISLVGMSGCGKSTLLRIIAGLETPDQGRVHIGGQDMTDTDPAARNLAMVFQSYALYPHMTARRNIATPLRMRRLPFWARLPLAGMFAPRAALADIDASVKQAAETLQITELLDRKPSQLSGGQRQRVALARALVREPVAFLMDEPLSNLDAKLRAHMRDELAALHRRLGATFIYVTHDQVEAMSMSNRVALMSEGRIEQLGTPDELYQRPQTLTVARFIGMPSINLLPVDVAASGALTLFGQPLRITTRDEAGPATLAIRAEDFHPAKDGLSARVVRVERHGADSFVTCDFELDLNVTIIMRQKAGESGAANVGDALQLGFTANRAHLFGRDGKRRDLSVRERVAA from the coding sequence ATGGCTCCTCAATCGCTTGAGTTGTCACGCATCAGCAAGAATTTCGGGCAAGGGGATGTGCTCAAGGGCATAGACCTTTCGATCCGGCCGGGAGAATTCATCTCGCTGGTCGGCATGTCCGGCTGCGGCAAATCCACATTGCTGCGCATCATTGCCGGGCTGGAGACGCCGGATCAGGGGCGCGTGCATATCGGCGGGCAGGATATGACTGACACCGATCCCGCGGCCAGAAATCTGGCCATGGTGTTTCAATCCTACGCGCTCTATCCGCACATGACGGCGCGGCGGAACATCGCCACGCCGCTGCGCATGCGCCGCCTGCCCTTCTGGGCGCGGCTGCCGCTTGCCGGGATGTTTGCGCCGCGTGCCGCACTCGCCGACATCGATGCGTCGGTCAAGCAAGCCGCCGAGACCTTACAGATAACGGAACTGCTCGACCGCAAACCCTCTCAGCTCTCGGGTGGCCAGCGGCAACGCGTGGCACTTGCACGCGCTCTGGTGCGCGAACCCGTGGCTTTCCTGATGGATGAGCCTCTCTCCAATCTCGACGCCAAGCTGCGCGCGCATATGCGTGACGAACTGGCGGCGCTGCATCGCCGCCTTGGCGCGACCTTCATCTATGTGACGCACGATCAGGTTGAGGCGATGAGCATGTCGAACCGCGTCGCGCTGATGTCGGAAGGGCGCATCGAGCAGCTTGGGACGCCCGACGAGCTCTACCAGCGGCCGCAGACACTGACCGTCGCCCGCTTCATCGGCATGCCCTCGATCAATCTGCTGCCGGTCGATGTCGCCGCCTCTGGCGCACTGACCTTGTTCGGACAGCCGCTCCGCATCACCACCAGGGATGAGGCAGGTCCGGCAACGCTGGCGATCCGCGCGGAAGACTTTCATCCTGCGAAAGACGGCCTGTCGGCGCGTGTCGTGCGCGTGGAACGCCATGGCGCGGATAGTTTCGTCACCTGCGACTTCGAGCTGGATCTGAACGTAACGATCATCATGCGCCAGAAGGCAGGCGAGAGCGGAGCCGCCAATGTCGGCGATGCGCTGCAGCTCGGCTTCACCGCAAATCGCGCACATCTGTTTGGCCGTGACGGCAAGCGCCGCGATCTCTCCGTGCGCGAGCGAGTGGCGGCATGA